Proteins from one Salmonella bongori NCTC 12419 genomic window:
- the nagK gene encoding N-acetylglucosamine kinase codes for MYYGFDIGGTKIALGVFDSTRRLQWEKRVPTPHTNYSAFLDAVCELVMEADQRFGVKGSVGMGIPGMPETEAGTLYAANVPAASGKPLRADLSARLDRDVRLDNDANCFALSEAWDDEFTQYPLVMGLILGTGVGGGLVLNGKPITGRSYITGEFGHMRLPVDALALMGFDFPLRRCGCGQIGCIENYLSGRGFAWLYQHYYHQPLQAPEIIALWEQGDEQARAHVERYLDLLAVCLGNILTIVDPDLVVIGGGLSNFTAITTQLAERLPRHLLPVARVPRIERARHGDAGGMRGAAFLHLTD; via the coding sequence ATGTATTACGGGTTTGATATTGGCGGGACAAAAATTGCGTTAGGCGTATTTGATTCGACACGGCGGTTGCAGTGGGAAAAACGTGTTCCCACGCCCCATACCAACTATAGCGCGTTTTTAGATGCCGTGTGCGAGCTGGTCATGGAAGCCGATCAGCGATTTGGCGTAAAAGGCTCGGTAGGGATGGGTATACCCGGTATGCCGGAAACCGAGGCGGGTACGCTGTACGCCGCGAATGTCCCGGCGGCCAGTGGCAAACCGTTGCGCGCCGATCTCAGCGCCCGTCTGGATCGCGATGTGCGTCTGGACAATGACGCTAACTGTTTTGCCTTATCTGAAGCCTGGGATGATGAATTCACGCAATATCCTTTGGTCATGGGACTTATTCTCGGAACCGGCGTCGGTGGGGGGCTGGTACTAAATGGGAAGCCGATTACCGGTCGGAGTTACATTACTGGCGAGTTTGGCCATATGCGTTTACCGGTTGACGCGCTGGCATTGATGGGGTTTGATTTTCCTTTGCGCCGTTGTGGATGCGGTCAAATAGGCTGTATTGAAAACTATCTGTCCGGACGTGGGTTTGCATGGTTGTACCAGCACTATTACCATCAACCGCTGCAGGCGCCGGAAATTATCGCGTTGTGGGAGCAAGGCGATGAGCAGGCGCGGGCGCACGTTGAGCGCTATCTGGATTTACTGGCGGTTTGTCTGGGGAATATTCTGACGATTGTTGATCCTGATCTGGTAGTGATCGGTGGCGGATTATCAAACTTTACGGCAATAACAACGCAACTGGCGGAAAGACTGCCGCGCCATCTTCTCCCTGTTGCCCGCGTGCCGCGTATTGAGAGAGCGCGGCATGGGGATGCTGGTGGGATGCGCGGCGCTGCTTTTTTACATCTTACCGACTAA
- the cobB gene encoding Sir2 family NAD+-dependent deacetylase, with protein MQSRRFHRLSRFRKNKRLLRERLRQRIFFRDRVVPEMMENPRVLVLTGAGISAESGIRTFRAADGLWEEHRVEDVATPEGFARNPTLVQSFYNARRQQLQQPEIQPNAAHLALAKLEATLGDRFLLVTQNIDNLHERAGNHNIIHMHGELLKVRCSQSGQILQWNGDVMPEDKCHCCQFPAPLRPHVVWFGEMPLGMDEIYMALSMADIFIAIGTSGHVYPAAGFVHEAKLHGAHTVELNLEPSQVGSEFAEKHYGPASQIVPEFVDRLLKGL; from the coding sequence ATGCAATCGCGTCGGTTTCATCGATTAAGCCGCTTTCGTAAAAATAAACGCCTGTTGCGTGAACGTCTGCGTCAGCGGATCTTTTTCAGAGACAGAGTGGTGCCGGAAATGATGGAAAACCCAAGAGTATTAGTTCTTACAGGCGCAGGAATTTCTGCAGAATCTGGTATTCGTACGTTTCGTGCGGCGGATGGCCTTTGGGAAGAGCATCGGGTTGAAGATGTGGCGACGCCGGAAGGATTTGCCCGTAACCCGACGCTGGTACAGTCTTTTTATAATGCCCGCCGTCAGCAGCTTCAACAACCGGAAATTCAACCCAATGCGGCGCATCTGGCGTTAGCGAAGCTTGAAGCGACGCTTGGCGATCGCTTTTTGCTGGTGACGCAAAATATCGACAATTTGCATGAGCGCGCAGGTAACCACAACATCATTCATATGCATGGCGAACTGTTGAAAGTACGCTGTTCACAGAGTGGTCAGATTCTGCAATGGAACGGCGATGTGATGCCGGAAGATAAATGCCACTGCTGCCAGTTCCCGGCGCCGCTGCGCCCGCACGTGGTATGGTTTGGCGAGATGCCGCTTGGCATGGATGAAATTTATATGGCGTTATCGATGGCGGATATTTTTATCGCTATCGGTACATCCGGTCATGTCTATCCGGCTGCGGGGTTTGTGCATGAAGCAAAACTGCATGGCGCGCATACGGTGGAGTTGAATCTTGAGCCAAGCCAGGTCGGCAGCGAGTTTGCAGAGAAGCACTACGGTCCGGCAAGTCAGATTGTGCCTGAATTTGTTGACAGGCTACTGAAGGGGCTATAG
- the potD gene encoding spermidine/putrescine ABC transporter substrate-binding protein PotD, producing the protein MKKWSRHLLTAGALALGMNAAMASDNDTLYFYNWTEYVPPGLLEQFTKETGIKVIYSTYESNETMYAKLKTYKDGAYDLVVPSTYYVDKMRKEGMIQKIDKSKLTNFHNLDPEMLNKPFDPNNDYSVPYIWGATAIGVNSDAIDPKTITSWADLWKPEYKNSLLLTDDAREVFQMALRKLGYSGNTTDPKEIKAAYEELKKLMPNVAAFNSDNPANPYMEGEVNLGMVWNGSAFVARQAGTPLEVVWPKEGGIFWMDSLAIPANAKNKEGALKLINFLLRPDVAKEVAETIGYPTPNLAARKLLSPEVANDKSLYPDAQTISKGEWQNDVGDASAIYEEYYQKLKAGR; encoded by the coding sequence ATGAAAAAATGGTCACGCCACCTGCTCACGGCGGGTGCTCTTGCTCTGGGCATGAATGCCGCTATGGCCTCCGACAACGACACGCTCTATTTCTATAACTGGACCGAGTACGTGCCGCCAGGACTGCTGGAGCAGTTCACTAAGGAAACGGGTATTAAGGTTATTTATTCGACCTACGAGTCGAATGAAACCATGTACGCCAAACTCAAAACCTATAAGGATGGAGCCTACGATCTGGTCGTACCCTCCACCTACTATGTCGATAAAATGCGCAAAGAGGGCATGATCCAGAAGATCGATAAGTCGAAATTAACCAATTTCCATAACCTCGATCCGGAAATGCTCAACAAACCGTTTGACCCCAACAACGATTACTCTGTTCCGTATATCTGGGGTGCAACAGCGATTGGCGTTAACAGCGATGCTATCGATCCGAAAACCATTACCAGTTGGGCTGACCTGTGGAAGCCGGAGTATAAAAATAGCCTGTTGTTGACCGACGACGCGAGAGAAGTGTTCCAGATGGCGCTGCGTAAGTTGGGTTATTCCGGTAACACAACTGATCCGAAAGAGATCAAAGCGGCATATGAAGAGTTGAAAAAACTGATGCCAAACGTTGCAGCCTTTAACTCTGATAACCCGGCGAACCCGTATATGGAAGGGGAAGTGAATCTGGGAATGGTGTGGAATGGCTCCGCGTTTGTGGCACGTCAGGCTGGCACGCCGCTGGAGGTCGTCTGGCCGAAGGAAGGCGGTATCTTCTGGATGGATAGTCTGGCGATTCCAGCGAACGCGAAAAATAAAGAAGGCGCGCTGAAGCTGATCAACTTCCTGCTGCGTCCAGACGTGGCGAAAGAGGTGGCGGAAACCATCGGCTATCCGACGCCAAACCTTGCGGCGCGCAAGCTGTTAAGCCCGGAGGTAGCGAATGATAAATCGCTCTATCCGGATGCGCAAACCATCAGTAAAGGCGAATGGCAAAACGATGTCGGCGATGCCAGCGCGATTTATGAAGAATACTACCAGAAACTGAAAGCAGGACGCTGA
- the lolD gene encoding lipoprotein-releasing ABC transporter ATP-binding protein LolD, with the protein MNKILLQCDNLCKRYQEGTVQTDVLHNVSFSIGEGEMMAIVGSSGSGKSTLLHLLGGLDTPTSGDVIFSGQPMSKLSSAAKAELRNQKLGFIYQFHHLLPDFTALENVAMPLLIGKKKPTEIDARAREMLHAVGLEHRATHRPSELSGGERQRVAIARALVNNPRLVLADEPTGNLDARNADSIFGLLGELNRLQGTAFLVVTHDLQLAKRMRRQLEMRDGRLTAELSLMGAE; encoded by the coding sequence ATGAATAAGATCCTGTTGCAATGCGACAACCTGTGCAAACGCTATCAGGAAGGCACTGTGCAAACCGACGTGCTGCACAATGTCAGCTTCAGTATCGGCGAAGGCGAAATGATGGCAATCGTCGGCAGCTCAGGTTCTGGTAAAAGTACGCTGCTGCATCTGTTAGGCGGTCTGGATACGCCAACGTCCGGCGATGTGATTTTTAGCGGGCAGCCGATGAGCAAACTCTCCTCCGCGGCAAAAGCGGAATTACGTAACCAGAAGTTGGGGTTTATTTATCAGTTTCACCATCTTTTGCCGGATTTTACCGCGCTGGAAAACGTGGCGATGCCATTGTTGATCGGCAAAAAAAAGCCGACGGAGATTGATGCGCGTGCGCGTGAGATGCTGCACGCTGTAGGGCTGGAGCATCGTGCTACCCATCGCCCTTCAGAGCTTTCCGGCGGTGAGCGCCAGCGTGTCGCGATTGCGCGTGCGTTGGTTAACAACCCCCGTTTGGTTCTGGCTGATGAACCGACTGGTAATCTGGACGCGCGTAACGCCGACAGTATTTTTGGACTTCTGGGCGAGTTAAATCGCCTGCAGGGAACCGCATTTTTAGTTGTGACTCATGATCTGCAACTGGCGAAACGAATGCGCCGCCAGCTTGAGATGCGTGATGGCCGCCTGACGGCGGAACTGAGCCTGATGGGGGCGGAGTAA
- the potC gene encoding spermidine/putrescine ABC transporter permease PotC has protein sequence MMGRLLRGGFMTAIYAYLYIPIIILIVNSFNSSRFGINWQGFTTKWYELLVNNDSLLQAAQHSLTMAIFSATFATIIGSLTAVALYRYRFRGKPFVSGMLFVVMMSPDIVMAISLLVLFMLLGIQLGFWSLLFSHITFCLPFVVVTVYSRLKGFDVRMLEAAKDLGASEVTILRKIILPLAMPAVAAGWLLSFTLSMDDVVVSSFVTGPGYEILPLKIYSMVKVGVSPEVNALATILLVLSLVMVIASQMIARDKTKGR, from the coding sequence ATGATGGGTCGACTGCTTCGCGGCGGTTTTATGACCGCTATCTATGCGTATCTGTATATCCCAATCATCATTTTGATTGTGAACTCCTTTAACAGCTCGCGATTCGGCATCAACTGGCAGGGCTTTACGACTAAATGGTATGAACTGCTGGTTAATAATGACAGTCTGTTACAGGCTGCTCAACATTCGCTGACGATGGCGATCTTCTCGGCAACCTTCGCCACGATAATCGGTTCGCTAACAGCGGTCGCGCTTTACCGTTACCGCTTTCGCGGCAAGCCATTTGTTAGCGGAATGCTGTTTGTGGTGATGATGTCGCCGGATATCGTAATGGCGATCTCTCTACTGGTACTGTTTATGTTGCTCGGTATTCAACTGGGTTTCTGGTCATTGCTATTCTCGCATATCACCTTCTGCCTGCCGTTTGTGGTAGTGACGGTGTATTCGCGCCTGAAAGGCTTTGATGTCAGAATGCTGGAAGCCGCAAAAGACCTGGGGGCCAGTGAGGTAACAATTCTACGCAAAATCATTCTACCGCTGGCAATGCCCGCGGTAGCGGCCGGCTGGTTGTTGAGCTTTACCCTGTCGATGGATGATGTCGTCGTTTCGTCGTTTGTCACCGGACCGGGCTATGAAATTTTACCCTTAAAGATTTATTCCATGGTAAAAGTCGGCGTTTCACCGGAAGTAAACGCGCTGGCGACAATTCTACTGGTACTGTCGCTGGTCATGGTCATTGCCAGCCAGATGATTGCTCGTGATAAAACCAAGGGCCGGTAA
- the potA gene encoding spermidine/putrescine ABC transporter ATP-binding protein PotA codes for MGQSKKLNKQPRSLSPLVLLSGISKSFDGKEVISQLDLTINNGEFLTLLGPSGCGKTTVLRLIAGLETVDTGHIMLDNQDITHVPAENRYVNTVFQSYALFPHMTVFENVAFGLRMQKTPTAEIAPRVTDALRMVQLEEFAQRKPHQLSGGQQQRVAIARAVVNKPRLLLLDESLSALDYKLRKQMQNELKALQRKLGITFVFVTHDQEEALTMSDRIVVMRNGVIEQDGTPREIYEEPKNLFVAGFIGEINRFDATVIERLDEQRVRANVEGRECNIYVNFAVTPGQKLNVLLRPEDLRVDEINDDNHIEGLIGYVRERNYKGMTLESVVELENGKMVMVSEFFNEDDPDFDHSLDQKMAINWVESWEVVLADEEHK; via the coding sequence ATGGGACAGAGTAAGAAATTGAATAAACAACCGCGTTCGCTTTCACCGCTGGTGCTTTTGTCGGGAATTAGCAAAAGTTTCGATGGCAAAGAGGTCATTTCGCAACTGGATCTGACCATTAACAATGGCGAATTCCTCACGCTGCTTGGCCCTTCCGGTTGCGGTAAAACAACCGTTCTTCGCCTGATAGCCGGCCTGGAAACCGTTGATACCGGGCATATCATGCTGGATAACCAGGATATTACCCACGTTCCCGCCGAAAATCGTTATGTAAATACCGTATTTCAAAGCTACGCCTTATTTCCGCATATGACGGTATTTGAAAACGTCGCGTTTGGCTTACGAATGCAGAAAACACCCACTGCCGAGATAGCGCCCCGCGTTACCGATGCTCTGCGTATGGTACAGTTAGAAGAATTTGCACAACGTAAGCCGCACCAGCTTTCCGGCGGACAACAGCAGCGCGTGGCTATCGCCCGTGCAGTCGTGAATAAACCCCGTCTGCTATTACTGGATGAATCGCTCTCCGCGCTGGACTATAAATTACGCAAACAAATGCAGAACGAGCTAAAAGCGTTACAGCGTAAACTCGGCATCACATTTGTTTTTGTTACTCACGATCAGGAAGAAGCGTTAACCATGTCCGATCGTATCGTGGTGATGCGTAATGGCGTTATCGAGCAAGATGGCACGCCGCGTGAAATCTACGAAGAGCCGAAAAATCTATTCGTCGCCGGCTTTATCGGTGAAATTAACCGCTTTGATGCGACCGTGATTGAACGGCTTGATGAACAGCGCGTGCGCGCTAACGTTGAAGGGCGGGAGTGCAATATTTACGTCAATTTCGCTGTCACCCCCGGCCAGAAGCTGAACGTTCTGTTGCGACCGGAGGACCTGCGCGTCGATGAGATCAACGATGATAACCACATTGAAGGACTTATCGGCTACGTACGCGAGCGCAATTACAAAGGCATGACGCTGGAGTCGGTCGTCGAACTGGAAAATGGCAAAATGGTGATGGTCAGTGAATTCTTCAACGAAGACGATCCTGATTTCGACCATTCGCTTGACCAAAAAATGGCCATTAATTGGGTGGAAAGCTGGGAGGTCGTACTGGCTGATGAAGAACACAAGTAA
- the potB gene encoding spermidine/putrescine ABC transporter permease PotB: protein MKNTSKFQNIVIVTIVGWLVLFVFLPNLMIIGTSFLTRDDANFVKMVFTLDNYTRLLDPLYLEVLLHSVNMALIATLSCLVLGYPFAWFLAKLPEKIRPLLLFLLIVPFWTNSLIRIYGLKIFLSTKGYLNEFLLWLGVIDTPIRIMFTPGAVIIGLVYILLPFMVMPLYSSIEKLDKPLLEAARDLGASKLQTFIRIIIPLTMPGIVAGCLLVMLPAMGLFYVSDLMGGAKNLLIGNVIKVQFLNIRDWPFGAATSITLTIVMGLMLLIYWRVSRLLNKKVELE from the coding sequence ATGAAGAACACAAGTAAATTCCAGAATATAGTGATTGTCACTATCGTCGGTTGGCTTGTGTTGTTTGTCTTTCTGCCCAACCTGATGATCATTGGCACCAGCTTTCTGACCCGTGACGACGCCAACTTCGTCAAAATGGTTTTTACGCTGGATAACTACACGCGCCTGCTCGATCCGCTTTATCTTGAAGTGCTCCTGCACTCAGTGAATATGGCGCTGATCGCCACCCTCTCCTGCCTGGTGCTTGGCTATCCTTTTGCCTGGTTTCTGGCGAAGCTACCGGAAAAAATACGCCCGCTATTGCTGTTTTTGCTGATTGTGCCTTTCTGGACCAATTCGCTGATCCGCATCTACGGGCTGAAAATTTTTCTCAGCACAAAGGGCTATCTCAATGAGTTTCTGCTGTGGTTGGGTGTGATTGATACCCCGATTCGCATCATGTTCACCCCAGGCGCGGTCATTATCGGCCTGGTCTACATTTTGCTGCCGTTTATGGTCATGCCGCTCTACTCCAGCATTGAAAAACTGGATAAACCTTTGCTGGAGGCCGCACGCGACCTCGGCGCCAGCAAGCTGCAAACGTTCATTCGCATCATTATTCCTCTGACCATGCCAGGCATTGTCGCGGGTTGCCTGCTGGTGATGCTCCCGGCAATGGGGCTATTTTACGTCTCCGATTTAATGGGTGGTGCGAAAAACCTGCTGATTGGTAACGTCATTAAAGTGCAGTTCCTGAATATCCGCGACTGGCCGTTTGGCGCCGCCACTAGTATTACGTTGACCATCGTAATGGGACTGATGCTGTTGATATATTGGCGCGTCTCCCGTTTGCTGAATAAGAAGGTGGAACTCGAATGA
- the lolC gene encoding lipoprotein-releasing ABC transporter permease subunit LolC → MYQPVALFIGLRYMRGRAADRFGRFVSWLSTIGITLGVMALVTVLSVMNGFERELQNNILGLMPQAILSAEHGSLNPNQVPEKAVVLQGVNRIAPLTTGDVVLQSARSVAVGVMLGIDPAQKDPLTPYLVNVKQSELQPGKYNVILGEQLAGQLGVNRGDQIRVMVPSASQFTPMGRLPSQRLFTVIGTFAANSEVDGYEMLVNIQDASRLMRYPAGHITGWRLWLDEPLKVDTLSQQTLPNGTKWQDWRERKGELFQAVRMEKNMMGLLLSLIVAVAAFNIITSLGLMVMEKQGEVAILQTQGLTPRQIMMVFMVQGASAGIIGALLGAALGALLASQLNNLMPIIGAFLDGAALPVAIEPLQVIVIALVAMAIALLSTLYPSWRAAATQPAEALRYE, encoded by the coding sequence ATGTATCAACCTGTCGCTCTATTCATCGGCCTGCGTTATATGCGTGGGCGTGCAGCAGATCGCTTCGGTCGCTTCGTTTCCTGGCTTTCCACTATCGGCATTACCCTGGGGGTGATGGCCCTGGTCACGGTATTGTCAGTGATGAACGGTTTTGAGCGAGAACTGCAAAATAACATTCTTGGTTTGATGCCGCAGGCTATTCTCTCCGCTGAACATGGCTCTCTTAACCCGAATCAGGTGCCTGAAAAAGCCGTGGTTCTGCAAGGTGTTAACCGTATTGCGCCGCTAACGACGGGGGATGTCGTGCTGCAAAGCGCCCGCAGTGTTGCGGTTGGCGTGATGTTGGGGATCGATCCGGCGCAAAAAGATCCATTAACGCCGTATCTGGTCAATGTGAAGCAAAGCGAATTACAACCGGGTAAGTATAATGTCATCCTCGGCGAGCAACTCGCCGGCCAGTTAGGGGTCAACCGTGGCGATCAAATTCGGGTAATGGTGCCGTCCGCCAGCCAGTTTACGCCAATGGGACGCCTGCCCAGCCAGCGTCTGTTTACGGTGATTGGTACGTTTGCCGCCAACAGCGAGGTCGATGGCTATGAAATGCTGGTCAATATTCAGGACGCGTCGCGTTTAATGCGCTATCCGGCAGGTCATATTACCGGCTGGCGCTTGTGGCTGGATGAACCGCTGAAAGTCGATACGCTTAGTCAGCAGACACTGCCAAATGGCACGAAATGGCAGGACTGGCGCGAACGTAAAGGGGAGCTGTTCCAGGCCGTCCGCATGGAAAAGAACATGATGGGGCTATTGTTAAGCCTGATCGTGGCCGTTGCGGCTTTTAATATTATTACCTCGTTGGGCCTGATGGTTATGGAGAAGCAGGGCGAAGTGGCGATTTTACAAACCCAGGGGCTGACGCCGCGACAAATTATGATGGTCTTTATGGTGCAGGGCGCCAGTGCCGGGATTATCGGCGCGCTGTTGGGCGCCGCGCTGGGCGCATTGCTTGCCAGCCAACTGAATAACCTGATGCCGATCATCGGCGCGTTTCTGGATGGCGCTGCGTTGCCCGTGGCGATAGAGCCGTTACAGGTGATCGTTATCGCGTTGGTGGCAATGGCCATCGCGCTGCTTTCTACGCTTTATCCTTCCTGGCGCGCTGCCGCCACTCAACCCGCTGAGGCTTTACGTTATGAATAA
- the lolE gene encoding lipoprotein-releasing ABC transporter permease subunit LolE, with product MASPLSLLIGLRFSRGRRRGGMVSLISVISTIGIALGVAVLIVGLSAMNGFERELNNRILAVVPHGEIEAVNQPWTNWREALAKVQKVPGIAAAAPYINFTGLVESGANLRAIQVKGVDPKQEQQLSALPSFVQNHAWDHFKAGEQQVIIGKGVADALKVKQGDWVSIMIPNANADHKLLQPKRVRLHVIGILQLSGQLDHSFAMIPLADAQQYLDMGSSVSGIALKVHDVFNANKLVRDAGEVTNSYVYIKSWIGTYGYMYRDIQMIRAIMYLAMILVIGVACFNIVSTLVMAVKDKSGDIAVLRTLGAKDGLIRAIFVWYGLLAGLAGSLIGVVLGIVVSLQLTTIINGIEKAIGHQFLSGDIYFIDFLPSELHWLDVVYVLVTALLLSLLASWYPARRASNIDPARVLSGQ from the coding sequence ATGGCATCGCCTTTATCACTGTTAATTGGGTTGCGTTTCAGTCGCGGACGGCGGCGCGGCGGTATGGTTTCGCTCATTTCCGTGATTTCTACTATTGGTATTGCGCTTGGCGTGGCGGTATTAATCGTCGGTTTAAGCGCCATGAACGGTTTCGAACGCGAGCTGAATAATCGTATCCTGGCGGTGGTGCCGCACGGGGAAATTGAAGCCGTCAACCAGCCGTGGACCAACTGGCGTGAAGCGCTGGCAAAAGTGCAGAAAGTGCCGGGTATTGCCGCCGCCGCGCCGTATATCAACTTTACCGGCCTGGTAGAGAGCGGGGCGAACTTACGTGCGATTCAGGTTAAAGGCGTCGACCCTAAGCAAGAGCAGCAGTTGAGTGCGCTACCGTCATTTGTACAGAATCACGCCTGGGATCATTTCAAAGCGGGCGAGCAGCAGGTCATTATCGGTAAAGGCGTCGCCGATGCGCTGAAAGTGAAACAGGGCGACTGGGTGTCAATAATGATCCCCAATGCTAACGCCGATCATAAACTGCTCCAGCCAAAACGCGTACGTTTGCATGTCATCGGTATTTTGCAACTGAGCGGCCAGCTCGATCACAGTTTTGCCATGATCCCGCTTGCAGATGCGCAGCAGTATCTGGATATGGGGTCCAGTGTTTCCGGTATCGCACTGAAAGTCCATGACGTGTTTAACGCCAACAAGCTGGTACGGGACGCGGGCGAGGTGACTAATAGCTATGTTTATATTAAAAGCTGGATTGGCACCTACGGCTATATGTATCGCGATATTCAGATGATTCGCGCCATTATGTATCTGGCAATGATTCTGGTGATCGGCGTGGCCTGTTTTAATATCGTTTCCACCTTAGTGATGGCGGTAAAAGACAAAAGCGGCGACATTGCAGTGTTAAGAACACTGGGAGCAAAAGATGGTTTAATTCGCGCCATTTTTGTCTGGTATGGACTCCTGGCGGGGTTGGCAGGCAGCCTGATTGGCGTAGTGCTCGGCATTGTCGTTTCGCTTCAGCTTACCACTATTATTAATGGGATTGAAAAAGCGATCGGGCATCAGTTTTTGTCCGGCGATATCTATTTTATCGACTTCCTGCCATCCGAATTGCACTGGTTAGATGTTGTTTACGTACTGGTCACGGCGTTGTTATTAAGCTTACTGGCGAGTTGGTATCCGGCGCGGCGGGCGAGCAACATTGACCCAGCGCGAGTATTGAGCGGCCAGTAA